atttatttgaacTGAATAGAATATGTTTGTCTTTAGGTTTAATCAGGGGGTCCTTCACAAGGGGATCATGATATTTTGGGGTGCTTGGtataaaaaaagtttgaaaaccatgTTCTAAATGTTGTAAATTTAGTTTTGTGTTTGACTGTGTCAAAGATTTTATTTAGCCGTCTATGCCTTTTTTCAGTCCTTAATTTGTCCATCCTGTATTACATCAAGTATGGGCCGGTATGTCCATGTATCATTTCGAAATGATCCACTGCATTGAtccctgtgttttgatttgcTATAGGATGGCTGAACCACCTCGGTCATGTGATTGTTTTGTATCTCTGCCTCCGGGTTCAAAAGAAGATTATGTGATATTTGGTAAGAACTCTGACCGCCCGAGAGATGAGGTACAGGAGGTGGTGTATTACCCTGCGAATTCACATGCTTCTGGGTCTAGAGTCCAGGTAATACACCCCAACAGCTTCCTTTATGTACCCATGCTTACACATATGTTTAATGCCAAAATAAGTGGTGATCCTAGTGGTCCTTTGTGATTTTCAATTTGACTGATGTCTCATGGCTTTTCATGACCAattgtaatataatgtaaaatggtGTTATGGCCAAACCATAAGGAATTTACAGAGGATTTCCTTTTGCATGTAGTGCACATACATTTCCATCCCTCAAGTAGAGCACACCCTTGCAGTTGTACTGAGCAGACCTGCATGGCTCTGGGGGGCTGAGATGGGGGCTAATGAACACGGGGTGTGTATTGGAAATGAGGCAGTTTGGACCAAGGAGCCCGTGAGTCCAGAAGAAGCTCTACTTGGAATGGACCTGGTTCGGTGAGCACAAAACAACtgattgtcttttttttgttttctagCCTTAAAGGGGAAGTGTGTAATATTTTTAGCTGTTACAACAATACCTCCTGCAATCCCAgcattaaggaatattccaggttcaatacaagttaaaatgttgaatgctaaaatactcactgttaaacaagtatagccacaagatattaacaatatgcatgttaacaggattttagtgtgattaaatcacttacacaccttttctgtgtaaagttgtagccagttttacaactttgtagcTCTAAAACACTAAAtggattttaaaaatgatttaatcaatttaacagcttaaataatacacaagtttttacagaagaattaatgttagtgcttttataaaatgataagcttcacatttttgcttataaatctagaaaattggccacattcacttctatagtaagtgcctcactgtaacctcgatatttgctttttttaagaaaaggagggacaaattaaataaatttttatggtaatcaacattatcccacaaatgctgtcaattaagcttaacttgtattgaacctggaacaatcCTTTAAAATGCTGAGACTGTACTGTATGTAAGCCTTTTGTAGGTTGATTTAACCGGAAAATGTAAACACTATGGTGCTATCAAAActctccttttttatttatttgagtatCCTGACCAActcgacacagcaacattggctcaaccaatagtgtgagttgggggcgggactatcagtTTGTTGCCCAATGGCATTTGTGAAATGGTCTTTATTTATGCATTTCGTTTGGTTGCGCAGAAATGGCATACATTTCCTTCAAATATTGACCATCACTGGTAATTTATAACTATACAACAATTCATTTCTGTGCTCGAATTTGATTGGCCTGTAGGCGttacaagagtgctgatattttatAGAACATCATTGGGATGCATCACTATTGGTATCActatgtttgtctgtgtttgcTGCTTTTCAAACGGTTGAGAtgattttgattcatcccagtgACTCTTTTGAATCCATTTACCAAAAAAAGATTCATTCAGATTCGTTCACTGTTACCATTTCTGCAGAATACATCTTTACGCCAATAGGTGGCAACAAACGAGCATCTTTTATGTTTTGAGTGAGTACTGACCCATGACCCGAATATATTACTTAATAACAACAGCCGAGATAATAACTAGCTCTGGTTTTGTTTCTTTTGGACCAATTTTCACTGGCGCAGAGGAAAACGAACTGGCCTGTTTTTATCTGAAACACATGTTATTctataattttgttaaatatttacgtgcttgttgaactgttgtataaaagcaatatggcACTTGCAGTCATGTTGTTGTTCTGAACATCAGAAGCAGgtgttgtgtgtgtattcagGCTGGGTCTTGAGCGGGGGGTCAGCGCGTGGGCCGCTCTGAATATCATCACAGGCCTACTGGGGCAGCACGGTCAGGGCGGAGCCTGCAGGGAGACCACCGAACCCTTTAGTTACCATAACACCTTCTTACTGGTGGACCGACAGGAAGCTTGGGTCCTAGAGACTGCTGGGAAACTGTGGGCTGCACAGAAAGTCACAGGTGAGGGAGAGAGGTGCTCCGGATTAAACATTATCATCAACTGTGAGTGGCGTTTAAGTTGCACAGGTTTGATTTGATGCATAGTGTGTATTTTGTATCTGAGAATTCCAAATCAAGTGCGTTTATGTTTTATTCTGATCACGCATTTGAGCATAAATGATATGCATTTGGGGTCCAAAAGTCCAagaccacttgtgaaaatgcttccattttgcatttttctaattgaataacattttttatattacaattgATATTATTAGCATAGCCGTTTGagtgaaaaagtatttaaaaatgtatatgaatttaGGTCGTCACGCTTTTGCTTCAATGACAGcctgcactcaagctggcatgaacTCCACAAGTTTCGCAAAAACTGATGATCCATGTTGTCCTAGCAGGATTTGAAAAtgtgcatcttgtgtgcttcaatcgATACAAGGAAatatgaccttttgtacaaaggagttaacatgctcacaaatttgcttacatttgataatTTACCTAGAAATTGagtagaatcttaaatatttcttcttcgTTTTACatcaacttttatttctttaagaATTCTCCaggttttcaatgtggtctcagacttttggatcccactgtatttatttaatatatacagtaaatgtattctaggactgtcaatcaattaacatttttaatcaaattaattatttaatatgcagattaattaattgaatcaaatatatcaatatttgtagagaaaatttaatatataatgattaaataattataaataattgtatttaaataattataaatataatatgcatgaaaaaaataatcaaaaagcattatattattgttgtagacgagtaaagcattgactAGTAAATACAAAAGCAATAtagtgtttattttaatttcattgaaCAATGggctacagttcacagcaattcatTTTGCAATTTATTTCATGAATCTGTCCGAGGTAGACTTATTAAAAGGGCTTTTCTAAAGACACCTCTATGTACACATTCTTCCAActgatgcttttggagcatctcactttggttgcgttgcaTCGTAAACAGTGTTTCAGGATGCTGTATTCAGTTAAAGGTGCGCTCAATAATTTTCTCATATAATCTTgggcttacagtgacacctagtggtgtggatgcagcatcattcaaaatgaaTTGTTTTCAGTTACAATTCATTTCAGTTATTGTAGAAATTCGcttttcacaatcagccatgattcatttaatccaagagtgaaagtgtccaataacaagatggttagtagtatttagctggtcatgtgatgctaaaatGCTAGCCctcatgagggcacccctgccccatatagaataaaacagcttttataaggttaccgatatgactacagtcctcatctcaggagagtgctcatgattttatatatgttacaaaattacaataaatttctttaggagtaaaaagttttaatggggaaaatactgagtgcacctttaaacatagtttgaaaaacacatctcaagaAAGGTACGTGCATTTTGGAGTTGCGCTCCATCTAGCTGTGTTCGAACGCAAAAATGCATCCTCAGCTTGTGCTGTCTGCGGTCAGTAGTGTGGCTTTTTGCCTGTTCAGATGGagttgcacttactgccccctgctgatagGGACTCGTAAAAACAAAGGTGggacttcaagcttgaatttctcagatgGCTGGACAATTCTTTAtttatattgcttaattttttttatagaattaatcacattgaattaatccttaaatcgacagccctaatttattcTCAAACTATATCAAAATATATAGGATAAATGTTTCATTGTGATGTAGTGGGCTTGTCTTGTGTTAAAAAAGCTAATAATCTGCCTCTAAAAATAAACttgggtttatttattttgtcagagGGAGTCAAGAACATTTCTAACCAGCTGACGATAGGCACAGAGATCTCTGCAGAGCATCCGGAGCTACGCAGTGTGGCTCAGTCTCAGGGCTGGTGGAGTGGTGAGGGGGAGTTCAGCTTCACTGCTGTCTTCAGCCCTGACAATCCCCCTGCTAGGATGGAACTGGCGAAGCAGCGCTATGAGGGTGGCACAGCCCTGCTCCAAGAATGTGACGGTAGATGTACTTCACTCTGCCATCATGACTAAGGTGTCACTGAGGGGTTACATGAAAAATAATGAGCTTGAATGTTCTATTTGGGTTCCCGaaatcattattatatttttaaagttaAGTTGGTGTGATTCTGAGGACGATGCAGAGGATTTTATTATCCCCAGTCTTGCGGTCCAGCATTGGATTTTGTTACTTTGAAGAGTCTTTTTATTAAAGGCGTTGAACAGCATCATCCAGTGTTTGGATCACTACACTTACAATCACTGCTGTTTGGTTTTGGCAAATAAATTAGTGTGCATAAGCTAATCTGGGAAAGAATTACTAAAggaaacatgaaataaataaatcagtgaaattttttacatttaaaacatgactgTGGTTTAGATGGGGAAGGAGGacccgagaaccggcttgacaatataaataatagttttaatataaaactgaacaaaaagacacaaacacacacatgacggtcaactgaccgtaaacgatctctcatcgcaccaccatccgcagtcggactttatccctctcggaggcttaaatagcctgataatggaccgggtgtgtatgatcactaccaggcctgccctccgccctgtcacagtgacATTCGCTGGTGACATTAATTTCTTAAGGatataataaattaatgaacTGTTACTCTGAATCCCACCAAGAGGAACTTTTTTCCTGTCTGGTTTAACAGTTTGGTTTTCACTTTTTTATGCCATTGGCATGTGGTGTAACACATTAAAAATGATCTGATTCACCAGTTCATACTTACATTTCTGGTttgaaatatttcagctctgtaggtacttaCAATGCAATTGAAAGGTGGCTAGAACTTTTAAGATAAAACAAAGaatataaatgcagtataaaagtaatccataagactcaagtggttaaatccatgtcttcagaagtgatatgataggtgtgggtaagaaacagatcaatattcaagtccttttttactataaatctccactttcacatttactTTCCCATTCGTCTCACAATGTGCGAGATTttctgaaatgtcagaatagGTCACAAGAATAGAGCAAGTGGTgttcatttgtttgattttacatcataacttttctttgttttatttacatttcatcAAAATCCTAAAACGTTTTTATTTCAAGATTTCAATgggatttcaaatgtattttattctttatttgtttGATGTAACGCTGCTAAAACTCGGTGTATCCACTATATTACAGATTAATAATTCCATGCCCATTGTTCTCCTTTCCTGACCTCTGACCCCTACCGCTCATACAGGCTCTGTGACTGCAGAGGTGATGATGAGCATCCTGAGGGACAAGGGCAGTGTGATCTGTATGGACTCCGAGGGCTTCCGTACCACAGGCAGCATGGTGTCAATCCTTCCACGCAACCCAGACGTGCCCTGCGTTCACTTCCTCACTGCCACACCCGACCCCTCCAGGTGTGACCCTGACTGCCACAGCTGTGCCCTAAAGATACATCTGCTCTGCACTAGATCAGTTACttaaaacatgaaatataaaACGGATAGTTCCAGCTCTATAATATGATTGGAATAGCTGCATTTGAAATCTTTGTGAAATAGCCGATATACGCACATTTGTGACCACACAtcatttgaattatattttaagttaagctcaattaaaaatgtattatgaatcgaggttaaagtgagtcacttacaatggaagtgaatgtggcaaatGTGAATGAGGGTTTAAAGgtacaaaattgtaaaattgtttataactttacacagaaaggtttagtaagtaattttatcacactaaaatcatgttgacattcatattgtcttgtggttatacttttgaaactgttttTAAACCCAGTTTGAGGAGGGGtaagtaaaaaaatgtttttgtggtaatcaatattttgccacaaatgctgtcgattgaacttaacttgtattgaacctggaatattcctttaatttagcaAAACGGTATAAAAGGCTGTGCATCATGAAAATAGTCACAAATGAAGGGTGTTGTTAGGCACAGTGTGAAGCAGAGTATCTGCAACCCCTTCAGATGTGACTAAATTAATACTATAGCGGCCTTGAGGTgcttatgtttttataaaaaagttaCTACAACTCCAGTTCTGAAAAAGATGGGACATTATGGAAAatgcttataaaaacaaaaaggagtgatttgatcAATCCTATTCACCCTGTGCTGTTTTGGAAGCACTACAAAAACAccttattttatgttttaccttgtgaatgccattgtttttttttatataaagtacaCTAATTTCAAATatgatgattgcaacacactccaaaaaagttgggacagtcaagtgcTTACCACTCTGCAATAtcgcgatgggagaaaggtgccatcTGTTGTTCTCGCAGGCTACTCcgccttacaggctccatatggttaggattagggtgggggcggggttagggTATCTTCTGTCTGCCAGGAACAAACTGTGGTCACTATGTACAATGTGCGTCATCATTCTTCTATTGAGACTTAAGCGTTTAGGCATTGAAGACACCAGTTTtttaagtttagcaagcagaatcccattcatccattatgcaggtcttcagctgtgcGGGGCCTACAATACAGATGccatattgtgcgcttcataatgtgccacacattctcagttggaatggtcaggactgcaggcaggtcaATCTAGCACTctcactctctgcttacacagtcatgcacttgtaatctggcagtatgtggttttgcgttgtcctgctggaaaacctCTTCCGAATGAGTGTGATCTCCGATCCCTCAGACGTAACTCTCTTAAAAACCGTCATttgtctgtaatggatatcatgacatgAGCTTGGTAATACTTCTGTAAACATTTGTCAATCAACATAAtgtgccgctgcatccacagatgcaagttaaggctttactatgtaaagcagaagccatacatcaacactgtccagaagcgcgccatcttctctgggctcagtctcatctgAGATGGTAAGTAGAACAGTGAAATCTTGTTTCGTCATCCAACGAGTTTTTAGAAAAAACACAGTCTTGAACTGTGGTGTAAATTTTGCTTCTTAAACTTTACAAACTTGTACCTTCAGTGCCCAAATGATTAACAAGTGTTAGAAGAAATGATGATGTTATACAActttcccaacttttttggagcttgttacaatgatgtgatttgaaattagtgtatattgaaaaaaacaacaaacaatgaaattcacaaggtaaaacgtcAACTATTGTGTTGTTGTACTGTAGTGCAATAGCCGCTTTTCCACCATTGGCCCAGACAGTCCTCATTGCAAAAGCGTACCGATCCGGGCAAGCTGGCACTGTTAAGGTTTAATTCCACTGTGGTACGTACCAGATCCATCTTTTGGCAAAGCACTAAGAAGTAAACATGGAGGGAGTCCAGCACGCTATGGAGGATGATCGCATATTCCGTTTTTAGGACTGATTTTTTCCCTGGTTTTACTCTGCTAACAAAACAGCAAAGACACGGACCATATCGCAAAAAGGAAAGTAAAGAGAAAAAGGCGAGAGGTTTACCATTATTTGCTGAAGGGTTGGTTGTGTTTACCACCAGACACGAACATGCAGAAAAATttattgacaaaatgttatatacTAATTATATGAAAATTGTTTATGAGAACATATTGatgtattttgagtttaaatgagcTATTAATCTACTTTCCTGACAAAAAAagtgtagaaaaataaatgtagtctGCAATACTACTTAatctatcaaaaaaaaaaaaaaaatcatgaagatacactaAACGAGTCGTCACGTACTAAAGCCATTCTACCAGCACGCTTGAGAACAGTTGAGTACGGTTAGCTAACCATGCAGAGAATTGCGAGCCAAGAACGGTTTATAATCGCACCGTGCTGAACCTGAAGTGGAAATGCTAATGTAACCGTTCCGTACCATGCTCAGAACCATTTGGCCCTATGGTGgtatacataaaaatattatgGACAAATATTCAATAAAACTGTTATTTCAGTAAACAAATTCATTAAGTGCCATCTTTCAGCCAGATGTTACAATccctaaaatgtaaattaactttAATAGTTGGCCTCTCTGGGTGTTGAGCAGTGATATATACAGTTGTGTTTTATTATacctgtattttgtatttaactCTTGATTAAGCAATCGGCATCCAGGACTGGAGCTATCTGTTTTATATTACTTGTCAAAAAAAgggtttattacatttattatatatttaataataaatgtaactttttcatgGTTTTTAGCGGCATTCTATAAAAGCTTTGTGCCTAAGAACACTCCTTACCCATTGACTTTACTGTGGTAAAAGCCTCAAGTGGCTTATTTCATCGTTCTCATAGCAGACACATCACACTTTCATTATTCTTTACTTGCAGGTCTGTATTCAAGCCTTTCATCTTCTCGGAGAGCATGAGGCCCGTCAGCATGGTGATGTCACCACAGTATGGGCCTGATGATCCTGTCAGGACGCAGCCTCGATTCCAGCACCAGGTGGACCGCAAACATGAGCTGTACAAAGCCCACCAGAGTGCCGTAAGCAATCCTGTAAGTCTGAGAACAAACAGACTTTAAAGCATTTGCATTTAGAACACAAAGCATCTGTTTTAAAGCCGTTTCTTGCTAGTGGTGATCCTAAAATAATATTTGGTCTGCATTTTTCAGCTTTAGGATGTTCAATGCATAGTttaccatttactcactcttgtgttgttccaaacctgtatgagtttctgtcatctttggaacacaaaagatgttagcctcagtcactattcactttcattgcatcatttttcaattcaattaaagtgaatggtgactgaggctaacattctgcataatttgaagaaagaaagtcatgcgggttaggaacaacatgagggtgagaaagtgATGAGAGGATTGTCACTTTTGGATGAGCTCTTCATTTAacgtatttatatgtgtgtgtatcagGATGCTGGAGGCTCTCTACAGGAGACTATGAGACACCTGGAGTATCAATGTCTTGAGGAGATAGAGGCCATGCTTAGGGGAGAGATACAGGGCCAGGAGCTCGGTGACCTGTTCTTCGACTGCGTGGACGCAGAGATCAAATTCTACCAGTGAGACAGAGAAGATAAACTCTCAGTTAAACATGCAGCATATTGGGAACCATGTTCCTGCCTGATCTGATCTCTGACTTCAGTCTTTTTCTGTCTGATATTGCCTGTAACTTGTGGCTGTTTTGCAGTTTGTCATTGCGAATGTCGGTAGTGCTTTCTGATCtgcctggagagagagagagagatagagagacagtcCTGAGTGCACAGGTTCCTGCCTGCTCAAATCCTGCTCTCCTAGTCACCTGACGCCATGCCAAACTAATTGTGATATCCATGCCACACTAACTGTACATTTTGAAGACATGCTAGATGTTCATTTGAGTAATTGTCACACAGTGCACTCATATATGCATAACATTAACCAGTTAGATTACGAAAGCATGTATATGTAGATGTGTGAGAGAAGAGATGTTAGTGAAATTCCATTCAGTCATTCCAGTAAGTAAAAGGGATCAGCTACCAGACTGACCCTCTGAGgagaaatacaataaaatgtcaaTGATTGAACACGTCTGTGTTATTTAATATTACTGAAACTAGGTATTTCAAGTATGTCTGGAAAGGCAGTGTTTTATTGTATCTAGTACATTATTGGAGTAAATGAGAGGATTATAAGCCACAAGGAAAAAACGGGCATGCTCCTGAAATATACCCCATTAGTGGTCTGAAATGataattcaaatagctttccTAATGACAAAAATGCTCTGCAAGAATCTGATAAGGACAAACTACAACATTACATTGTTTATGTTGAAACTTCAATTGCCACTTAAAGaaccacttaaaggaatattatgggttcaacacaagttaagcacaattgacagcatttgtggcatattgcaAAAATATGgcataaataaagtttaaatctggattacagtgaggaagtgaatggggccaatccgtaaacgttcaAATAAACAGTTTCAAATGTATAGTCACAAGTCAGGAACAATATGCaagtttacatgattttagtgtgataatatcacttactaaccttttctatgtgaagttatatccaattcgATCCAATCCAActatgttgccatgacgatgtaaccacataaaccctaaaacaaccataaacacgACAATGTAAAcaacgttacagctcaaataatacttgaGTTTTAACAACAGAATGAATGGAATtgctttataaaatgataagcttcacatttctgccttttaaaccctccaaatattggcccccatacacttccattgttaAGTGCCTAACTGGAACCTCgattgaaccaagaatattcctttaaccagcaATACTGCAAACGCATCACTACACCAAGCACcaaaatgcttcaaaatgtcaAACAGCCCCACTAGccaatgtaaaaaaaacttgTGAAACAGTACTTGTGATTCTGAAAAATAAGTGAAACAAATATaagattaaaaataagaaatattctgGTAATTGGTTATATGACTGaacaaaatgctaaattaaatctgacaacaatgggatCATAAATTGTTATCCTTTacctaaaataacaaaaaattctgTTTTTCATGCTGATTAATCTAATGCGCACGCGCGTTCTCGAGTTAACTGACAGGCGATATCTGTATCTGAAAGGTGAGTGGCTATTTtatctgtaaggcgggacttacttttctacatccgccatatttGGCGTACCAATTTGTCCCATTcgttttaatacaagtggtccgTCTAGTCTAAACAGTCGTTGTTATTTTGCACTCACGCTTATGTGCCAGCAAGATGCAGCAGTGGTAGCAGTAGCATCATCCGGCCAGTGGGAGCGCTGTGAGAAACACACTCCTCTAAGTGTCTCCTCTCGTCTCTCTCATATCCCTAACAAATATGGCAGATGAGTGTGATGTTGTTGACATCGAGGGAGATGAATGTGATGAAAGAGTCGGGTAGGACTTTATTGACGCATATCCATCTTTCTGGAGAATATTATGGGACATGAGTGAAAGAAAAGAGACAGGCAGAAGGATTACGAGATCTTCTGCTGAGATGAACATATTTACTCTAGATTAACATGAGCAAAGAAACTTCCAGCAAAGATACAAGCTGCCAATATACACTATTAGCATGTACTATGGATTTCTAATACGATCAAACTAATTTGACTGTAATGCACTTActgtacaatggaagtctatgggccAAGGCATTACACCGGAATAGGCGTGATAAAATTGCTAGCTAAATTTGTTCagagttaaatacattttttaaacgcCTGTCATGGCCATGTAAAGCCAGTAAACCAGCAACTGGATTTTTGCTCTCTTTATAGTGACCTGAGCAGTGCTGAGATTCTCCAGGATCAATACCTGCAGTCTGCATGGAAGACGAACAGCAGCGTACTGGTACAGCAACATTATATCCGTAGACTGTTGTTATCTAATTAAACTATTAAAGAATATGACGCAATCAAA
This sequence is a window from Xyrauchen texanus isolate HMW12.3.18 chromosome 30, RBS_HiC_50CHRs, whole genome shotgun sequence. Protein-coding genes within it:
- the scrn2 gene encoding secernin-2, with the protein product MAEPPRSCDCFVSLPPGSKEDYVIFGKNSDRPRDEVQEVVYYPANSHASGSRVQCTYISIPQVEHTLAVVLSRPAWLWGAEMGANEHGVCIGNEAVWTKEPVSPEEALLGMDLVRLGLERGVSAWAALNIITGLLGQHGQGGACRETTEPFSYHNTFLLVDRQEAWVLETAGKLWAAQKVTEGVKNISNQLTIGTEISAEHPELRSVAQSQGWWSGEGEFSFTAVFSPDNPPARMELAKQRYEGGTALLQECDGSVTAEVMMSILRDKGSVICMDSEGFRTTGSMVSILPRNPDVPCVHFLTATPDPSRSVFKPFIFSESMRPVSMVMSPQYGPDDPVRTQPRFQHQVDRKHELYKAHQSAVSNPDAGGSLQETMRHLEYQCLEEIEAMLRGEIQGQELGDLFFDCVDAEIKFYQ